gtcgccaccattattttccagcactgcgtTAACCCTCTGGCATGCTTGGCCAGTctatcacctttaccctcagcttctttagcaaggcagtggttgtCTTGGAGGTgcgtttggggtcgttatcatgttggaatactgccctgtgacccagtctccgaagggaggggatcatgctctgcttcagtaacAGTACATGTTGgtattcatggttccctcagtgaactgtagctccccagtgccggcagcactcagcCCCAgaccccagaccatgacactcccaccaccatgcttgactgtagtcAAGACACACTTGTTTTTGTACTCCTCACTTGGTTGCCACCTCACACACACTTGACACCaactttcttgtgcatcatctttagaagaggcttccttctgggacgacagacatgcagacaaaTTTGAAGCAGTGTGTAGCATATGGTCTGAGCattgacaggctgacccccccaccccttcaacctctgcagcaatgctggcagcactcatacgtctacTTCCCAAAGACAGCCTCTGGAtgtgacgctgagcacgtgcactcaacttctttggtcgagcATGGcaaggcctgttctgagtggaacctgtcctgttgaactgcTGTATAGTCTTGGCCACTGTGCTGCaactcagtttcagggtcttggcaatcttcttatagcctcagccatctttatgtagagcgaCCATTTTTTCAGATCcccagagagttctttgccatgagctGCCATGTtcaacttccagtgaccagtgtgagggagtgtgagagcgatgacaccaaatttaacacacctgctccccattcacacctgagaccttgtaacactaacgagtcacatgacaccggggagggaaaatggctaattggacACAATtgggacattttcacttaggggtatACTcaacagcaaatttacactgttatacaagctgcacactcactactttacattgtagcaaagtgcaATTTcatcagtgttgtcacatgaaaagatataatcaaatatttttaaacatgtgaggggtgtactcacttttgtgagatactgtacatgcaaTATATAAAGCACAGACATAAACTACAACCTATACAAGCATGTTGTTGAAGAAGCATTTTGAATATGCTTTGTGTTAAATGTTAGTCTAGGATAATACAGATTTATTTTGTACTTGTGGCACAGACTTGCCTGTCTACAATCACTTGTTTCTGTGCAGGTGGAATTTGGTGCAGGAGACATACTTGGACCTCTAATTGGGTTAAAGGTGTTTCGCAACCTCACTCAACGGTGGTAAGCCCTGACTGTTTGATATAGGGAACTTAAGTACATAGTGTATTAACaactggcttcctgtctcttTAATGTTCTCTCTTGTTATCACCGCTCTATTATATCTCCGTCCAGTTTCTTGACAGCCCAGTGCGGCTTGCAGTTCTCCCCTCGAGGTTTGCGGCCAAGCTGTTCTCTGATGACGGCACGCCACCTGGATCAGAACACCATGGGTTATCTGCAGTGGCGCTGGGGACCCAACAGCGCCATGACCACCAGCCTGGTCCGAGACACAAAGAGCAGCCACTTTACTCTAGctctgcaggtacacacacaaacataacccCAAGCACAAATGCATATACGCTGTTTGTAGGTCGGCATATGCAGTACACATCTACCTGCTGTCAGCATGGTAAGTATGGTTTGTGTACTGTAACTGAAATTTTACTTGTGCATCCTGTGTTACTTCACTCCCAACCTCACCCCTTCCAGCTGGGTGTGCCTCACTCCTACCTGATGATGAGCTACCAGTACAAGTTCCAGGATGAGGACCAGACCAAAGTTAAAGGCTCTGTGAAGTATGTTTGTCTGCTTACCTTGCCAGTTGCCTCAAAGGACTTCTCTGTAAGTCCACTGCTTTACCTGGAAGGCGCTCTGCGAGAGTATAgctatgcaaaaaaaaaaaaacattctaatGATTAGCTGATGGGATTTCCTTACTTAAAAGAGCAACAGCTGTAAACAGTGCTTTTCTGCCTGGTATTAAGTTATTCGTAAGTGACTAGAAGGATTTTAAGTGTTTTGTGATTTGAAAATTTTCTTGTTTATTGCAAGAAAATTGTGAAATGATTGTGACAGAATGGGCTTTCTACTtaagactgtaaaaaaaaaaagttttataattACATCAAAACAGTTTGTCTTTTCAAATCCTAGTTAGGTCAAgatcaaaaaaatatattgtttagTGATCATTGACCTTACATATTAAACATCCTATATCACTAAACATGTGGCTGCACttttctaaaaataataatagttgcATTGCAAAGCACATtttcaagaaagaaagaaacgcAAAGTGCTTCCAAGTGTTAGGAAAATGACAGAACATTAAAAGAGCTGCAGGAGATAAAAAACAGCATGCAACAAAGGGGAAATAaaggagtaaacactaaaaacaaaacgtttataaataattaaataatttataaataaatgtaaaaggcAATTTAACAGTAAAagttttaaagacaaaaatcaTTAGCCATATATATTTGGtcccaaaacattttcatctccAGTTGTTCTGGCTGGATAATTCACTGTCCCACTCTGCCTGTGTTATTGTCATCAGTAGCTGCGTACCTctcatcatttattttcttcttccagGACGGGCTGGTTTGGTACTGTGGTGGAATACGGAGCAGAGAGGAAGATCAGCCGACACAGTGTCCTGTCAGCCACTGTCAGCATCGGGGTCCCTCAGGGAGTCACGCTCAAAATCAAGTACTGGCCAAACCCAAACTATGATCTCATTCTCCAGTGGGTCCTTATCTCACTGCGTCAttatctaatgtgtgtgtgtatttgtgctggTGTTTTCTTGCAGGTTGGCACGTGCCAGTCAAACGTACCTGTTTCCAGTCCACCTAACAGATCAGCTTCTACCCAGTGCGGTCTTCTATGCCACCGTGGGACCCCTTCTGGTCTACATGGTCGTCCACAGACTGATTATCATCCCATATACGCAAGCACAGAAAGAGCAGTCAGTACATGTTCTGTCCTCGTAACCTCCCATTTTAATCTGACGCTCAATTAACATCTCACTAATTTTAACATCATATTTTGTACGAGTTGGGAAGAAATGCAACATTTTGGTTGTGGGTGTCTTTAATACTATCTGGGGTATCACTGTCATCACAGAGAGCCTCCACAGTGAATCCCAGTGGGTGACTGTTGATGTCtgctttgtgtgtctctgtgcctctcagagagctggagctgcagAGGAAGAGCTCAGCCACAGACATCGCCAAGAAGAAGCAGGAGGCAGAGTCTGCCGTGAGTACTCGCACGCACATGCCAACGCACAGTTATTCATTGTGTGTGGGGATCATTGATCATTGTTTCTAGCTCTAGCACTCCTCATCTCATCTGAAAAAACCCTCTCCTATCCTATGCTATTTTGTTCTCCTCcgcccctcctcctctttctccctcgGCTCCTCGACAGGTTCTGCTGATGCAGGAGTCTGTGAGGAGAATCATAGAAGCGGAAGAATCCAAGATGGGTGAGGGAACACACTCGTACACACCAAAAGATTGAAAAACTGAGAACCTTTTTTAAGTTTGCAGCAATTTTGGTAAATATCCAAGTGTGTAATTCGAACACATATTTCTTGTAGCTGCTGTTAACTGCGTAGCACACTGTAGCTTCAGGGTTGAGTTTGACTTCCTTCATCTACTGCTGTGAAGCAAGTGATGATGATGGAGCCCATTTCTATGCTGTAGTGTTTACATAGGTTAAGCATACAAGTCTGTGCACAGAACACCAGAATGTACGCTGGCATAATTCAAAACTATGATTTGAGTGTGCTAATGGATTTCCTGTTTTGATTGTGTAGGGGGTGCATGTGGTTATTTGAGGAGTCGCTGTATGGGATGTGTTCACACCAACTAGATGGTCTGTCCAAGAAGTAGATGTAGAAACTGCTATATGGTACTGGTATCAAGCTAACGTAGCGGTTGTGACATAGGACTCGTATTCACTGGTATTCTGTGCATTATtccagtctgtctgtactgctCTCTGTTTTAAAGTGAACTTCACAAttcatatatatgtgtatatataggtTACACTTAACAGTTACACTCTATATTACTATCTAGGCCTGATCATCCTGAATGCCTGGTATGGAAAGTTTGTGTCGGACACCAGCCAGAAGCAGGAGAAAGCAAAGGTCATCGACGTCACTGTGCCTCTGCAGTGCCTGGTCAAGGACTCCAAACTCATCCTCACCGAGTCCTCTAAGGTGCgtgcatgtgttcacatgtCAGCGAGTCTATTTGATTACCTGCAATTCTGTATGCATTGCATGtgagctctttctctgtgtgcagGCCGGGTTGCCGGGATTCTACGACCCCTGTGTAGGAGAGGAGAAGAGTCTCAAATTACTGTACCAATTCAGAGGCGTCATGCACCAAGTTATCTCTGCAGACGCCGAGTCGCTAAGGATACCCAAGCAATGTAAGTGTGCAGTCGCTTCACCTAAGACCTTGTATTATTACAATATAGCTGCACACTAATTACAACATGGCGAAAGTCTACAATATATGCATGTATCCATGTTCAAATTATAtatcttttgtcttttcagctCACAGAATTGATTCTGAGT
Above is a genomic segment from Micropterus dolomieu isolate WLL.071019.BEF.003 ecotype Adirondacks linkage group LG18, ASM2129224v1, whole genome shotgun sequence containing:
- the LOC123987279 gene encoding dnaJ homolog subfamily C member 11-like, which codes for MAASLDDDFEFNNQDYYSLLNVRKEATLEELKASYRRLCMLYHPDKHRDPELKSQAEQLFNQVHQAYEVLSDAHSRAIYDIFGKKGLEVEGWEVVERKRTPAEIREEYERLQREREERRLQQRTNPKGTISVGVDATDLFDRYDEDFEEMPGGGFPHIEINKMHISQSIEAPLTNSDTAVLSGSLSTHNGNGGGNINMTVRRVTSAKGWGEVEFGAGDILGPLIGLKVFRNLTQRCFLTAQCGLQFSPRGLRPSCSLMTARHLDQNTMGYLQWRWGPNSAMTTSLVRDTKSSHFTLALQLGVPHSYLMMSYQYKFQDEDQTKVKGSVKTGWFGTVVEYGAERKISRHSVLSATVSIGVPQGVTLKIKLARASQTYLFPVHLTDQLLPSAVFYATVGPLLVYMVVHRLIIIPYTQAQKEQELELQRKSSATDIAKKKQEAESAVLLMQESVRRIIEAEESKMGLIILNAWYGKFVSDTSQKQEKAKVIDVTVPLQCLVKDSKLILTESSKAGLPGFYDPCVGEEKSLKLLYQFRGVMHQVISADAESLRIPKQSHRIDSES